Proteins encoded in a region of the Isosphaeraceae bacterium EP7 genome:
- a CDS encoding ammonium transporter, translating into MNEDAMKNEVILPLAWGGGIVAVALVATFARKLGYLDGDTVTRLVMAMNGLMIASNGNRLPKVVVPSACAQRARRAAGWSMALSGLVFAGLFVFAPIQVAAMVGSGAVMAGVAVTLGYSLWLHTRAKAV; encoded by the coding sequence ATGAACGAGGACGCGATGAAGAATGAAGTGATACTTCCTCTCGCCTGGGGCGGCGGCATTGTCGCTGTGGCGCTCGTCGCGACGTTCGCTCGTAAGCTGGGTTACCTCGACGGCGACACGGTCACGCGGTTGGTCATGGCCATGAACGGGCTGATGATCGCCTCCAACGGCAACCGGCTGCCCAAGGTTGTGGTCCCGAGCGCCTGCGCCCAGCGGGCCAGGCGGGCGGCAGGCTGGTCCATGGCGCTGAGCGGGCTCGTCTTTGCCGGGCTGTTTGTGTTTGCTCCGATCCAGGTGGCCGCGATGGTCGGCAGCGGCGCGGTCATGGCGGGAGTCGCGGTGACGCTCGGTTATAGCCTCTGGCTGCATACCAGGGCAAAAGCCGTCTGA
- a CDS encoding autorepressor SdpR family transcription factor, with translation MNQVFKALSDPTRRRVLLLLRKGPMSAGELSDQFDVSKPTMSAHFAVLKEADLVHAEKVGKSVIYHLKLSVLEEALLGFVHSFGLGAEAPVPKKETAR, from the coding sequence ATGAACCAGGTCTTCAAAGCCCTTTCCGATCCGACGCGTCGCCGCGTGCTGCTGCTCCTGCGCAAGGGGCCGATGAGCGCGGGCGAACTGAGCGACCAGTTCGACGTCTCCAAGCCGACGATGTCGGCGCACTTCGCGGTGCTGAAGGAGGCCGACCTGGTGCACGCCGAGAAGGTCGGCAAGTCCGTCATCTATCACCTGAAGCTCTCGGTGCTCGAAGAAGCGCTGCTGGGCTTCGTCCATTCGTTCGGCCTGGGCGCGGAGGCGCCCGTGCCCAAGAAGGAGACGGCACGATGA
- a CDS encoding TolC family protein gives MTTTRTGRPRFPTSWPALALAATLAIAAPAWGQAPQVDVDGPPGVADHPVSRLGRPLGSAGMQTSQESSQPIGGRAGPSVSRAPIAALSPPSMRTAMEPARFLVPTRAPMQGASYGELDLPADAMKAEIGPADGLTLDQSIDLLMRANLDLLALKYEIPMADADVLTASLRANPIVYADAQLVPYGRYSNARPGGQTQYDVNITVPLDVTGKRRSRTDAAIRARRVTEAQFQDAVRMQVDNLYTVYVDVVSASETLRFSEAFLTGIGRLLEIRRSQLTAGEIVPAEVDELAARLEQAQLQVRESREALITAKRALALMLDIPRQQADSIEVRALIRDFREVGRSDDELIRLGLENRPDVIAHRLGVERAGAEIKLARANRYSDVYLLVQPFTFQDNRPTGFKSAYSYAVGVTANLPVSNRNQGNIKRAQLNQTQTLIERQAIERQVEQQVDAAAREFRLSRTSVLEIEREILPAYRRVHDTALRRWQGGETPLQDYLEAQGEYNKVVREYRDTLVRHRRSMLSLNTAVGVRVLP, from the coding sequence ATGACCACGACTCGAACCGGCAGGCCTCGATTCCCGACGTCGTGGCCCGCCCTGGCGCTGGCCGCAACCCTGGCGATCGCGGCTCCCGCGTGGGGCCAGGCCCCTCAAGTCGACGTGGACGGGCCGCCGGGGGTGGCGGACCATCCGGTGTCCAGGCTGGGCCGACCCCTGGGGTCGGCCGGGATGCAGACGAGCCAAGAATCCTCGCAGCCCATCGGCGGCCGGGCCGGCCCTTCGGTCAGCCGAGCCCCCATCGCGGCCCTGTCGCCGCCGTCGATGCGGACCGCGATGGAGCCCGCCAGGTTCCTGGTCCCGACCCGCGCCCCGATGCAGGGGGCATCCTACGGCGAGCTGGACCTGCCCGCAGACGCCATGAAAGCGGAGATTGGCCCGGCCGACGGCCTGACGCTCGACCAGTCCATCGACCTGCTGATGCGGGCGAACCTCGACCTGCTCGCGCTGAAGTACGAGATCCCGATGGCCGACGCCGACGTGCTGACGGCCAGCCTGCGGGCCAACCCGATCGTCTACGCGGACGCCCAGCTCGTCCCCTACGGCCGGTACTCCAACGCCAGGCCGGGGGGACAGACGCAGTATGACGTGAACATCACCGTACCCCTGGACGTCACCGGCAAGAGGCGATCCCGCACCGACGCGGCCATCCGCGCCCGGAGGGTCACCGAGGCCCAGTTCCAGGACGCCGTCCGGATGCAGGTCGACAACCTGTACACGGTCTATGTCGACGTGGTCTCGGCCTCGGAAACCCTGCGGTTCAGCGAGGCCTTCCTCACCGGGATCGGGCGGCTGCTGGAGATCAGGCGGTCCCAGCTGACGGCCGGCGAGATCGTCCCGGCCGAGGTCGATGAGCTGGCGGCCAGGCTTGAGCAGGCGCAGCTCCAGGTTCGCGAGTCTCGCGAGGCCCTCATCACCGCCAAGCGGGCGCTGGCGTTGATGCTGGACATCCCCCGGCAGCAGGCCGACTCGATCGAGGTGCGGGCCCTGATCCGCGACTTCCGCGAGGTGGGGCGATCCGACGACGAGCTGATCCGGTTGGGGCTCGAGAATCGGCCCGACGTGATCGCCCATCGACTGGGCGTGGAGCGGGCCGGAGCCGAGATCAAGTTGGCCCGCGCCAACCGCTACAGCGACGTCTACCTGCTGGTCCAGCCGTTCACGTTCCAGGACAACCGCCCCACCGGCTTCAAGAGCGCCTACTCCTATGCCGTGGGCGTGACGGCCAACCTGCCGGTGTCCAACCGCAACCAGGGGAACATCAAGCGGGCGCAGCTCAACCAGACGCAGACCCTGATCGAGCGCCAGGCGATCGAGCGCCAGGTAGAGCAGCAGGTCGACGCCGCGGCCCGCGAGTTCAGGCTCAGCCGCACCAGCGTCCTGGAGATCGAGCGCGAGATCCTCCCCGCCTACCGCCGCGTGCACGACACCGCCTTGCGCCGCTGGCAGGGGGGCGAGACCCCGCTTCAGGACTATCTCGAGGCCCAGGGGGAGTACAACAAGGTCGTCCGCGAGTATCGCGACACCCTGGTCCGCCACCGGCGGTCCATGCTCTCCCTGAACACGGCGGTCGGCGTGCGGGTCCTCCCCTGA
- a CDS encoding TetR/AcrR family transcriptional regulator, whose translation MTIGTGDAKLGTAFPTGPEASRRQAEILDAATELFAAQGYSDAVTQDLALRLQVGKGTIYRHYPSKRDLFLAAVDRAMLRLREHIDARIEGTSDPLERIALAVHAFLGFFEDHPDYVELLILERALFKDRTRPTYLEHRDRIAHRWQELLRGLIAEGRVRDIPADRITTVLGDLCYGTIFTNRYTGRDRPSGEQARDILDILFQGILGERERRPSPAG comes from the coding sequence ATGACGATTGGGACGGGCGACGCGAAACTGGGGACGGCCTTCCCGACAGGCCCCGAAGCGTCTCGCAGGCAAGCCGAGATCCTCGACGCCGCCACCGAGCTCTTCGCCGCGCAGGGGTATTCCGACGCCGTGACGCAGGATCTGGCCCTCCGCCTCCAGGTGGGCAAGGGGACGATCTACCGGCACTACCCCAGCAAGCGTGACCTCTTCCTCGCGGCCGTCGACCGAGCCATGCTCCGGCTCAGGGAGCACATCGACGCGAGGATTGAGGGGACCTCCGACCCCCTGGAACGGATCGCCCTGGCGGTCCACGCGTTCCTCGGATTCTTCGAGGACCACCCCGACTACGTCGAGCTGCTGATCCTGGAACGGGCCCTGTTCAAGGACCGGACCAGGCCGACCTACCTCGAGCATCGCGACCGGATCGCGCACCGCTGGCAGGAGCTCCTGCGCGGCCTGATCGCCGAGGGCCGCGTGCGCGACATCCCGGCCGATCGGATCACGACGGTCCTCGGCGACCTCTGCTACGGAACGATCTTCACCAACCGCTACACGGGCCGCGACCGCCCCTCGGGCGAGCAGGCCCGCGACATCCTTGATATCCTGTTCCAGGGCATCCTCGGCGAGCGAGAGCGCCGACCGTCCCCGGCAGGCTGA
- a CDS encoding efflux RND transporter periplasmic adaptor subunit — protein sequence MHRASQKFSASAALTALVLAAGCQGEPPKVEAPKPPLVLFTQPVSREVNDYEEFIGTTEAVRTVEIRARVSGYLEKIHFEDGSEVAQGTPLVDIDDRMYKAELDRANASIAQAVAHMKRLDADRRRANGLMSKGALSREEFDKTVGDFEESEAAISITRAAKDLAELNLSYTRVEAPISGRLSRRMVDPGNLVKADETALTTIVSLDPIFANFDIDERTLLRIRRLISEGKIQSRQERALVVDIGLADEDGFPHKGTIDFTDNRLDSGTGTLRVRAVVANPKPRIFSPGLFVRIRLPIGTPYKATLITEQALGTDQGRKYVYVVNDKGEVEYRPVKIGLLDQGLRVVSEGLAMGDRVIISGLQRVKPGLKVEAKEAPAAQAGAVAQADGKHPQVATVKTTAPATAETPKPSPILPTAASADEAKDPGPKADAAKTPVVPPAAGPAVARGADATKRSGE from the coding sequence ATGCACCGTGCGTCGCAGAAATTCTCCGCCTCCGCCGCTCTGACGGCCCTGGTCCTGGCGGCCGGTTGTCAGGGTGAGCCCCCCAAGGTCGAGGCGCCCAAGCCGCCGCTGGTCCTGTTCACCCAGCCGGTCAGCCGCGAGGTGAACGACTACGAGGAGTTCATCGGCACCACCGAGGCGGTCCGCACCGTCGAGATCAGGGCCCGGGTGTCGGGCTACCTCGAGAAGATCCACTTCGAGGACGGCAGCGAGGTGGCGCAGGGCACCCCCCTGGTCGACATCGACGACCGGATGTACAAGGCCGAGCTCGACCGGGCCAACGCCTCGATCGCCCAGGCCGTGGCCCACATGAAGCGGCTGGACGCCGACCGCAGGCGTGCCAACGGCCTGATGAGCAAGGGGGCGCTCAGCCGCGAGGAGTTCGACAAGACCGTCGGCGACTTCGAGGAGTCCGAGGCGGCCATCAGCATCACGCGGGCCGCGAAGGACCTTGCCGAGCTGAACCTGAGCTACACCCGCGTGGAGGCCCCCATCTCGGGCCGGCTCAGCCGCAGGATGGTCGACCCGGGCAACCTGGTGAAGGCCGACGAGACGGCGCTGACGACTATCGTCTCGCTCGACCCGATCTTCGCCAACTTCGACATCGACGAGCGTACCCTGCTGCGGATCAGGCGCCTGATCTCCGAGGGCAAAATCCAATCGCGCCAGGAACGGGCCCTGGTGGTGGACATCGGCCTGGCCGACGAGGACGGGTTCCCGCACAAGGGCACGATCGACTTCACCGACAACCGGCTAGACTCGGGCACCGGGACCTTGAGGGTGCGTGCGGTGGTGGCTAACCCCAAGCCGAGGATCTTCTCCCCCGGGCTGTTCGTCCGGATCCGCCTGCCGATCGGCACCCCCTACAAGGCGACGCTCATCACCGAGCAGGCGCTGGGGACCGATCAGGGGCGCAAATACGTCTATGTGGTCAACGACAAGGGCGAGGTCGAGTATCGCCCGGTGAAGATCGGCCTGCTCGACCAGGGCCTGCGCGTGGTCTCGGAGGGCCTGGCCATGGGCGACCGCGTGATCATTAGCGGCCTCCAGCGGGTGAAGCCCGGCCTGAAGGTCGAGGCCAAGGAGGCCCCCGCCGCCCAGGCCGGCGCCGTCGCTCAGGCCGACGGCAAGCACCCCCAGGTCGCCACCGTCAAGACCACGGCCCCCGCGACGGCCGAGACTCCAAAGCCGTCGCCGATCTTGCCGACGGCCGCCTCTGCCGACGAGGCCAAGGATCCGGGGCCCAAGGCCGACGCGGCGAAAACGCCGGTGGTCCCCCCCGCCGCCGGCCCGGCCGTGGCACGCGGGGCCGACGCCACCAAGCGGTCGGGCGAGTAA
- a CDS encoding efflux RND transporter permease subunit: protein MFSRFFIDRPIFASVLSIVITLAGAIALFTLPVAMYPQIAPPTVSVTCNYPGANAQVVAETVATPIEQQVNGVEDMLYMSSQCTNDGGYTLTVTFKHGVDLNMAQVLVQNRVNLALPMLPDVIKQTGVTTRKRSPDILMSVAINSPGGRYDQLYLSNYALIQVKDELSRLPGVSDVSMLGQRDYSMRIWLDPNRMAARDMAASDVVTAIRRQNTQVATGQIGQQPAPNGQMIQIPISTLGRLSEVSEYEKIIVKVGRHGHVVRLKDVARVELGAKNQDINCQVNGRPSVSLALFQLPDANALDTAVIAKAKMAELATRFPAGLQYEIRYDTTPFITESVNEVFKTLRDAIALVAIVVLLFLQNWRSAIIPLVAVPVAIIGTFAVMAAAGFSLNNLTLFGLVLAIGIVVDDAIVVVEAVELHIARGLSPRDATIQAMQEVSGPVVAIGLVLTAVFVPCAFISGIVGQFFRQFALTIAASTVISTFNSLTLSPALAAMLLKPHHDHESSVRKRALPRVGYGLIGAWTAYEFLGERYGERLEHLAAGWPGEAWWYSLGAIVGGGLLVGILLGKLLDRALVAFFGVFNRGFEASTRGYIRGMKLLIRGSLPVLLIYVGLLYSTYHGFVTTPKGFIPSQDMGYLLVNVQLPDSASAERTQAVMNSIEKIALSTPGVKFTQTMGGQSLLLSANGSNFGSMFAVLDSFANRRTPELYGDAIAARLRKSFEAEVPDGVMTVLGPPPLRGVGRAGGFKLMIEDRGDNGSQLLQEQTDNLVDEARKQAIKATNDDWMTVRFWNEKYARWSGKPPGPAGAKGAGAAKVASKDGGKDATKGDAAKAAPGKAQGGPPPGMRPALVGLASVFRANVPQIFVDVNRAECMRKEVALRDLFDTMRTYLGSLYVNDFNKFGRTWQVVVQADQKFRDTREDVRRLKVRNLNGGMVPLGALADVREVNGPLILTRYNMSPAAPINGSAAPGVSSGEAIAMMEKLANEQLLPSMSFEWTELAYLELQAGSTAMIVFGFAVAMVFLVLAAQYESWSMPLAIILVLPMCLLSSIIGVRYASQDVNIFTQIGFVVLVGLASKNAILIVEFAKSRRDQGASRTEAALEACELRLRPIVMTSLAFILGVVPLLLAKGAGAEMRRTLGTTVFSGMVGVTMFGLLLTPVFFVVIDYLGSSRVFSSRLGRIVFGLPLAIISLSPLRHGSRVVYNALSKKPARPPVVGTADDELPTDPRRAELVEQE, encoded by the coding sequence GTGTTCTCTCGCTTCTTCATCGATCGGCCGATCTTCGCCTCGGTGCTGTCCATCGTCATCACGCTGGCCGGCGCCATCGCGCTGTTCACGCTGCCGGTGGCCATGTATCCGCAGATCGCCCCGCCGACGGTCTCCGTCACATGCAATTATCCGGGGGCCAATGCGCAGGTCGTCGCCGAGACCGTGGCCACGCCCATCGAGCAGCAGGTCAACGGCGTCGAGGACATGCTCTACATGTCCTCGCAGTGCACCAACGACGGCGGCTATACCCTGACCGTCACGTTCAAGCACGGGGTAGACCTGAACATGGCCCAGGTCCTGGTGCAGAACCGGGTGAACCTGGCCCTGCCCATGCTGCCCGACGTGATCAAGCAGACCGGGGTGACGACCAGGAAGCGGTCGCCCGACATCCTCATGTCGGTCGCCATCAACTCGCCCGGGGGGCGGTACGACCAGCTCTACCTGAGCAATTACGCCTTGATCCAGGTCAAGGACGAGCTCTCGAGGCTGCCGGGCGTCAGCGACGTGAGCATGCTGGGCCAGCGCGACTACAGTATGCGAATCTGGCTCGACCCCAACCGGATGGCCGCCCGCGACATGGCCGCATCCGACGTGGTGACGGCCATTCGCCGCCAGAATACGCAGGTGGCCACCGGCCAGATCGGTCAGCAACCCGCGCCCAACGGGCAGATGATCCAGATTCCCATCAGCACCCTGGGCCGCCTCTCCGAGGTCAGCGAATACGAGAAAATCATCGTCAAGGTCGGGCGACACGGCCACGTCGTCCGCCTGAAAGACGTCGCCCGCGTCGAGCTTGGCGCCAAGAACCAGGACATCAACTGCCAGGTCAACGGCAGGCCTTCGGTCAGTCTGGCCCTCTTCCAGCTCCCCGACGCCAACGCGCTGGACACCGCCGTCATCGCCAAGGCCAAGATGGCCGAGCTGGCGACCCGGTTCCCCGCCGGCCTCCAATACGAGATCCGCTACGACACGACGCCGTTCATCACCGAGAGCGTCAATGAGGTCTTCAAGACGCTCAGAGATGCGATCGCGCTCGTCGCGATCGTGGTGCTGCTGTTCCTCCAGAACTGGCGCTCCGCCATCATCCCCCTCGTCGCCGTCCCCGTCGCCATCATCGGTACCTTCGCCGTCATGGCCGCCGCAGGATTCTCGCTCAACAACCTCACACTCTTCGGGCTCGTCCTGGCCATCGGAATCGTCGTCGACGACGCCATCGTCGTCGTCGAGGCCGTCGAGCTCCACATCGCACGTGGACTCTCGCCCAGGGACGCCACCATCCAGGCCATGCAGGAGGTCTCCGGGCCCGTCGTCGCCATCGGCCTGGTCCTCACCGCCGTCTTCGTCCCATGCGCCTTCATCTCGGGCATCGTCGGCCAGTTCTTCAGACAGTTCGCCCTCACCATCGCCGCCTCAACCGTCATCTCCACCTTCAACTCACTGACACTCAGCCCGGCACTCGCCGCAATGCTACTCAAGCCACACCACGACCACGAGTCGTCGGTGCGAAAGCGTGCGTTGCCGCGTGTGGGCTACGGGCTCATCGGTGCCTGGACGGCCTATGAGTTCCTGGGAGAGCGGTACGGCGAGCGTCTGGAGCACCTGGCGGCGGGCTGGCCCGGAGAGGCCTGGTGGTACTCGTTGGGGGCAATCGTCGGCGGCGGGCTGCTTGTTGGCATCCTTCTGGGGAAACTCCTGGATCGTGCCCTGGTCGCCTTCTTCGGGGTCTTCAACCGGGGGTTCGAGGCCTCCACTCGCGGCTACATTCGCGGTATGAAGCTCCTGATCCGGGGAAGCCTGCCCGTCCTGCTCATCTACGTCGGGCTGCTGTACTCGACCTATCACGGGTTCGTCACGACGCCCAAAGGGTTCATCCCCTCGCAGGACATGGGTTACCTCCTGGTGAACGTGCAGCTGCCCGACTCGGCGTCGGCCGAGCGGACGCAAGCGGTGATGAACTCGATCGAGAAGATTGCCCTGTCCACCCCCGGCGTGAAGTTCACCCAGACGATGGGCGGCCAATCGCTGCTTCTGAGCGCCAATGGGTCGAACTTCGGGTCGATGTTCGCGGTGCTCGATTCGTTCGCCAATCGGAGGACCCCCGAACTCTATGGCGACGCGATCGCGGCCCGCTTGCGGAAGTCATTCGAGGCCGAGGTGCCCGATGGGGTCATGACGGTGCTGGGGCCACCCCCCCTGCGCGGGGTCGGCCGAGCCGGCGGCTTCAAGCTGATGATCGAGGACCGGGGCGACAACGGCTCTCAATTGCTCCAGGAGCAGACCGACAACCTGGTCGACGAGGCCCGCAAGCAGGCGATCAAGGCGACCAACGACGACTGGATGACCGTCCGATTCTGGAATGAGAAGTACGCGCGTTGGAGCGGCAAGCCCCCGGGCCCTGCCGGGGCGAAGGGGGCCGGGGCGGCCAAGGTGGCCTCGAAGGATGGGGGCAAGGACGCGACCAAGGGGGACGCCGCCAAGGCCGCGCCGGGCAAGGCGCAAGGCGGGCCGCCCCCGGGCATGAGGCCAGCCCTGGTGGGCCTGGCCTCGGTGTTCCGCGCCAACGTGCCGCAGATCTTCGTGGACGTCAACCGGGCCGAGTGCATGCGCAAGGAGGTGGCGCTGCGCGACCTGTTCGACACGATGCGAACTTATCTCGGATCGCTCTACGTCAACGACTTCAACAAATTCGGCCGGACCTGGCAGGTCGTGGTGCAGGCCGACCAGAAGTTCCGCGACACCCGAGAGGACGTGCGCAGGCTGAAAGTCCGCAACCTCAACGGGGGCATGGTGCCGCTGGGCGCCCTGGCCGACGTCCGCGAGGTGAACGGCCCCTTGATCCTCACCCGCTACAACATGAGCCCCGCCGCGCCCATCAACGGCAGCGCCGCGCCGGGCGTGAGCTCGGGCGAGGCCATCGCCATGATGGAGAAGCTGGCCAACGAGCAGCTCCTGCCGTCGATGTCCTTCGAGTGGACCGAGCTGGCCTACCTGGAACTGCAGGCGGGCAGCACGGCGATGATCGTCTTCGGGTTCGCGGTGGCCATGGTCTTCCTGGTCCTGGCGGCGCAGTATGAGAGCTGGTCGATGCCTCTGGCGATCATCCTGGTGCTGCCGATGTGCCTGCTCAGCAGCATCATCGGGGTGCGTTACGCCAGCCAGGACGTGAATATCTTCACGCAGATCGGCTTCGTGGTCCTCGTCGGCCTGGCCAGCAAGAACGCGATCCTGATCGTCGAGTTCGCCAAGTCGAGGCGCGACCAGGGGGCCAGCCGGACCGAGGCGGCCCTGGAGGCCTGCGAGCTGCGGCTCAGGCCGATCGTGATGACCTCGCTTGCGTTCATCCTTGGCGTGGTCCCGCTCCTGCTCGCCAAGGGGGCAGGGGCCGAGATGCGCAGGACCCTGGGCACGACGGTCTTCAGCGGCATGGTCGGCGTGACGATGTTCGGCCTGCTGCTGACGCCCGTCTTCTTCGTCGTGATCGATTACCTGGGCAGCAGCCGCGTCTTCTCCTCGCGGCTGGGCCGCATCGTCTTCGGCCTGCCGCTGGCCATCATCTCGCTCAGCCCGCTGCGCCACGGCTCGCGCGTCGTCTACAACGCCCTGAGCAAGAAGCCCGCCAGGCCGCCCGTCGTCGGCACCGCCGATGACGAACTGCCGACCGACCCAAGGCGAGCCGAACTCGTCGAGCAGGAGTGA